A stretch of [Clostridium] scindens DNA encodes these proteins:
- a CDS encoding ATP-binding cassette domain-containing protein — translation MNDLREIFLEGKDLLKVYGPTTAVNHLDINVYQGEVLALVGGNGAGKSTLTKILSGVISSDSGSIKILGEEINLNKYTPATARSKGIRVVHQELSLCKNLTVYENFYIEQYQRFQKGNPKWRDEAREMARQALDRVFPDHGIDVGAGLATLSIAQQQMVEIARATSDPDVKMMVLDEPTSSLPARQTEQLQDYIKKSAREQKIAYIYISHRLKEIMFLADYIYIMQNGAQKYQCPIGETDEDDIVERMGDGAVEKKAGIFLAPELNKNTRVSFHDYSSKHLKNVTKEMYGGEIVAITGLEGNGQLELIQEIFYQAKKKRPGLQISGKVAYVAGDRKKEGIFPLGSIKDNMIVSKIADSALFKPISMGNVDQAVTHWNQRLKTKCASTDDLITMLSGGNQQKVLIGRALAVDADIILLDDPTRGVDIGTKLELYEVFREAAKAGKLVIWKTSDDAELEYCTRLLVMNNGTIAGEFSHEEFDHSSMLKVAFRNNKEKADNLEKRKAKTPRLYLFSLISMLVLYMVCGFMSPSIFSKFGVELLAVGFAPFVFAALAQTFIIGLGHIDLGVGAFMGLVNVICATILDQSTGLGLLCLAGLIIAYSCMGLVIYLRDVPPIIVTLGMSFVWTGIAYVLQDVPGGHVPEWMVHIFNFNNPILQGVLVWLVLFIVAAIFIYRSRYGTALRGFGNNENAMRNSGWSKAKAYWTTYMIAGTFAAMGGIAQSVITGASDVNASATYTMLTVAAVIIGGGYFSGGVVTHIGAVFGGISLTMISVLLGLLKVSTDYTATIQGLVLIIILSLRLIRKEKLQ, via the coding sequence GTGAACGACTTGAGGGAAATCTTTCTTGAAGGAAAAGACCTGTTGAAGGTGTATGGCCCTACAACAGCCGTTAATCATCTGGACATCAATGTCTACCAGGGCGAGGTTCTAGCCCTGGTAGGCGGAAATGGTGCCGGAAAGAGCACGCTGACAAAGATACTATCGGGAGTCATTAGCAGCGACTCCGGAAGCATTAAGATTCTTGGAGAAGAGATCAATCTGAATAAATACACGCCTGCCACAGCACGTTCAAAGGGAATCCGGGTGGTGCATCAGGAACTGTCCTTATGCAAGAATCTGACAGTATACGAAAATTTCTATATTGAGCAGTATCAAAGATTTCAAAAAGGGAACCCAAAGTGGAGAGATGAAGCGAGAGAAATGGCCAGGCAGGCGCTTGACCGGGTGTTCCCGGATCACGGAATTGATGTAGGGGCAGGACTTGCGACTTTAAGCATTGCCCAGCAGCAGATGGTGGAGATCGCAAGGGCAACCAGCGATCCGGATGTCAAGATGATGGTGCTGGATGAGCCGACTTCATCTCTTCCGGCAAGACAGACGGAACAGCTGCAGGATTACATCAAGAAGAGCGCCAGGGAACAGAAGATTGCCTATATCTACATATCCCACAGATTGAAAGAGATCATGTTTCTGGCTGACTATATATACATTATGCAGAATGGGGCCCAGAAGTATCAGTGCCCCATAGGTGAGACGGATGAAGACGATATTGTGGAGCGTATGGGGGATGGAGCGGTTGAGAAGAAGGCAGGGATATTTCTGGCTCCTGAACTGAACAAGAATACCAGGGTGAGTTTTCACGATTATTCTTCCAAGCATTTAAAGAATGTGACAAAGGAAATGTACGGCGGAGAGATCGTTGCTATTACCGGATTAGAAGGCAATGGGCAGCTGGAGCTGATCCAGGAGATCTTTTACCAGGCAAAGAAGAAAAGGCCCGGGCTTCAGATCAGTGGAAAAGTAGCTTATGTTGCCGGAGACAGGAAGAAGGAAGGCATCTTCCCGCTGGGATCGATCAAAGACAATATGATTGTCTCCAAGATCGCGGATTCTGCGCTGTTTAAGCCCATATCCATGGGAAATGTAGATCAGGCGGTCACGCACTGGAACCAGAGGCTAAAGACAAAATGCGCGTCTACCGATGACCTTATCACGATGCTGAGCGGGGGCAACCAGCAGAAGGTGCTGATTGGCCGGGCGCTGGCTGTAGATGCGGATATTATTTTGCTGGATGATCCGACCCGGGGCGTAGATATCGGGACGAAGCTGGAATTGTACGAAGTATTCCGGGAGGCAGCCAAGGCGGGAAAACTAGTCATCTGGAAGACCTCGGATGACGCGGAACTGGAATATTGCACCCGCCTGCTGGTTATGAATAATGGGACAATTGCCGGGGAGTTCAGCCATGAAGAATTTGATCATTCTTCCATGCTTAAAGTCGCTTTCCGTAACAATAAGGAGAAGGCGGACAACCTGGAGAAAAGGAAGGCCAAGACACCCAGGCTTTATTTATTTTCACTGATTTCCATGCTTGTCCTGTATATGGTCTGCGGGTTCATGTCTCCTTCTATTTTCTCTAAGTTCGGGGTTGAACTTCTGGCGGTAGGCTTTGCGCCATTCGTGTTTGCGGCCTTGGCCCAGACATTTATCATCGGCCTTGGGCATATCGACTTGGGAGTAGGGGCGTTCATGGGGCTTGTGAATGTCATCTGCGCCACGATTCTGGATCAGAGCACCGGCCTTGGGCTTCTGTGCCTGGCAGGCCTGATTATTGCATACTCCTGCATGGGACTCGTGATATACCTGCGGGATGTGCCGCCAATCATCGTGACCTTGGGCATGTCTTTTGTATGGACGGGAATCGCATATGTGCTGCAGGACGTTCCAGGGGGACATGTTCCGGAATGGATGGTCCATATATTTAACTTCAACAACCCAATTCTGCAGGGCGTGCTGGTATGGCTGGTTCTATTTATCGTAGCAGCGATATTCATATACCGCTCCAGATATGGCACGGCTCTCCGGGGATTTGGAAACAATGAGAATGCAATGCGCAACAGCGGATGGTCTAAGGCGAAGGCATACTGGACCACCTACATGATCGCGGGAACCTTTGCGGCCATGGGGGGAATTGCCCAGTCTGTGATCACGGGCGCATCCGACGTTAATGCATCTGCTACATATACCATGCTGACCGTGGCAGCCGTAATTATCGGGGGCGGCTACTTCTCCGGAGGCGTGGTGACGCATATAGGCGCGGTATTCGGAGGCATCTCCCTTACCATGATCAGCGTGCTTCTGGGCCTTCTGAAGGTCAGCACGGATTATACCGCGACAATCCAGGGGCTTGTCCTGATTATCATATTGTCTTTAAGACTGATTAGAAAGGAGAAGCTGCAGTGA